In the Loxodonta africana isolate mLoxAfr1 chromosome 1, mLoxAfr1.hap2, whole genome shotgun sequence genome, one interval contains:
- the GMNN gene encoding geminin produces the protein MNSSMKQKQEGLQENVKNSPVPRRTLKMIQPSAAGSLVGRECELAKGLSKRKHGSGQLMPKTSSPGVVVPEYSENKNLGGVTQEAFDLMIKENPPSHYWKEVAEKRRKALYEALKENEKLHKEIEEKDNEIARLKKENKELAEVAEHVQYMAEVIERLSNEPLDNFESSDSQEFESEEETGEDSEVEDSEIGTCAEEVVSSSTDAEPCI, from the exons ATGAATTCCAGTATGAAGCAGAAACAAGAAGGACTCCAAGAGAATGTAAAG AATAGTCCTGTCCCGAGAAGAACTCTGAAGATGATTCAGCCTTCAGCAGCTGGATCTCTTGTTGGAAGAGAATGTGAG TTGGCCAAAGGCTTATCCAAAAGGAAACATGGAAGTGGCCAGTTAATGCCTAAGACTTCTAGTCCTGGGGTTGTTGTCCCAGAATAtagtgaaaataaaaatcttggAGGAGTCACCCAAGAAGCATTTGATCTTATGATTAAAG AAAATCCGCCTTCTCACTATTGGAAGGAAGTAGCAGAAAAACGGAGGAAGGCCCTCTATGAAGCACTTAAGGAAAATGAGAAA CttcataaagaaattgaagaaaagGACAATGAAATTGCCCGTctgaaaaaagagaataaagaattGGCAGAAGTAGCAGAACACGTACAGTATATGGCAGAGGTGATAGAG AGACTAAGTAATGAACCTCTGGATAACTTTGAATCATCGGATAGTCAGGAATTTGAGTCTGAAGAAGAAACTGGTGAAGATTCTGAAGTAGAAGACTCAGAAATTGGCACATGTGCTGAAGAAGTTGTATCTTCCTCTACAGATGCAGAACCATGTATATGA